The window CCTAACTTCTATTTGAGTTATTGTCCGCAATGTAGCATTCAACTAACGCAGTCTTATTTGGCATTGTACACTGAAATGAAAACGGAAATAATTAATGGTGCATacgttttacaaaaatattttcatgagtGTTGAAGGAAATCAGGACTAAGTTctatttatatatcatatatagcaatataatattatatatttgaatctactaaatgtttattttacaatttttttttaacagaaattaattgtaattcaTACATAGGATGACTAGATACCCAAAGCACAACCTAGCTAACTCTCAACACGACCAAGCTAACTGTTGGCACGACATACCTAACTGTCGGCACGACATACCTAACTGTTGGCACGACCTAGCTAACTGTCGACACGACCTAGCTAATGGTCGGCACGACCTAGCTTACTGTCAGCAAGACCTTACTAACTGTCAGCTCGACCTAGCTAACTATCGACACGACCTAGCTAAATGTCGGCAGGACCTAGCTAACTGTCAGCAAGACCTAGTAGCTAACTGTCGGCACGACCTAGCTAACTGTCGACACGGCCTAGCTAATGGTCGGTACAACCTTGCTAACTGTCAGCACGACCTAGCTAACTGTCGGTACGACCTAGCTAACTGTCGGCACGATCTAACTAACTGTCGGCACGACTTAGCTAACTGTCGGCACGACCTAGCTCACTGTTGACATGACCCTACTAACTGTCGGCACGACCTAGCTAAATGTCGGCACGATCTAACTAACTGTCGGCACGACCTAGCTAACAGTTGGCAC is drawn from Crassostrea angulata isolate pt1a10 chromosome 5, ASM2561291v2, whole genome shotgun sequence and contains these coding sequences:
- the LOC128185530 gene encoding uncharacterized protein LOC128185530, translated to MTRYPKHNLANSQHDQANCWHDIPNCRHDIPNCWHDLANCRHDLANGRHDLAYCQQDLTNCQLDLANYRHDLAKCRQDLANCQQDLVANCRHDLANCRHGLANGRYNLANCQHDLANCRYDLANCRHDLTNCRHDLANCRHDLAHC